The following nucleotide sequence is from Methylotenera sp. G11.
GGTTGTATCGGCCTGAAATGGTGGAACGCACTGAATTCGAGTTGTCGGTATTGTATTGCCAGAATGCGTCGACTATCCAGCTGGTTCTAAGCTGGGCGCTAATGCCGGCGATGATGTCCGAGCTGTTGTTCTTGCGTGCCTCGACCCCGGGCAGCGTGACTTTCTGGTCTGCAAAATAATAACGCTGGCCGATAGAGGCTGACAGGCGCTGCGTGCCGGTGCTGCTTTCGATGAAGCGCGAGGTCAATGCAAAACTCAACTGGTTCGCATTGTTGATGCGGTCATTACCGACGAACTGGTTTTCGCTGAACAGGGAACTGAAGTTCAGGTCGGCCAGGCTGGAGTCGAAAATCGGGATGTTCGATTGGTCGCGTTCCGGAATGTAGACATAGAATAATCGTGGTTCCAATGTCTGCGAGTAGCCGCGGCTTGCGATCTTGAAATCGCGGTCGAAATACAGGCCGCTATCCAGGCTGAATATCGGCAGGGTGCGCTGGTAGCTGGACTGGTTGTTCGGGTCGTCATTCAGGCTGTAGCTGGTGTAATGGATACCAAGCTTGGGTGTTACGTAGCCATAGGTGCGGCTCATCGGGATGCTGATGCTGGGGTATATGGTCGAGCGTACGCCGGTGACGCGCGGCTGGCCTGTAATGCTGTTGAGTGGCGCGTTTTTGTTAATGTCGAATACCGATAATTGCGAGTACAGGTTGGCATTGACGTTGTCATAGTACTTGTTCCCGACCAGGGTCATCTGCGGCAGGCGCTCGTATGGATAGGCGTCTTGCTTGAGGGTCTGGAATTTTTGCGCGATTGCGTTGAACCGCCAGGTGTCATCCACGTAATCTACATTGAATTGTTGCGGCAGGTTGACCCGGCTGGTGGTGACAATGCGCGTGGACATTTCCGAAAAGTATTGGTCGTCCGATACTTTCTCCAGGCTGTAGCCTGCAGACCATCCATTTCCGAACTTGTGCTGGTGTTTCAGGTTTGCATAGTAGCGGGTTTCATTGCTGAGGCTGTCGGTAGGCAGGTACTCCAGATTGCTGATGCCGGCATAATTATCTTCCATGTACCGGAACTCGCCTTGCAGCTGCACGCCGCGTTTGCTTAATGCGCGCGCTGCAAGTGTCGCATCCATGTTAGGGGCGATATTCCAGTAATAAGGCACCAGCGCCTCAAAACCGCTGCGGCTGGTGCTGCCGATTGTCGGGGATAGAAAGCCGCTCTTGCGCTGGTCGTTGAATGAAAAGCTGATCCATGGCGTGTAGAGTAAAGGCACGCCTTTGAACTCGATGCGCGCGTTTTTCGCGCTGCCGGATTCGGTGTAATCGTTCAGCGAAATTTCGCTGGCCTTGATATACCAGTCATCCACCCCGGCGTCGCAAGTCGTGTAGCGGGCGCCCAGCAGCCGCTTTTTATCTTCGCCTTCGAACAGGACGGATTCGGCATCGCCCCGCGCTTTGCTTGAACGTATTGTCGTATTCAGGCTGATCGGGTTGTTGGATGCGTTGGTGCTGTAATCGCTTACAGGCAGGCCGGTGGCTGAAGTATAGGTATCGTCGCTGCCTATCTGCTGGCTCTGCAGGTCTCCCAGCCTCCGGGCAAAGGTCTCGGAGCTGACCGTGTTGCGTTTTTGCGCTACGGGTTTCGCGGGGGGGGTCATGCTGATCGAGGCGTTGTGCATTTCGCCTATGTTTTCGGATAGCTGCATACGCAATTCCGGGCCCACGATCTTGGTATTGTCGGATTGTATGCGTACATTGCCGACAGCGTGCAGTTCATCGTTGAGCATGTCATACTCAAGGCGGTCTGCAAAAATATCCTGCTTATTCTGATGGATGGAGGCATTGCCTAAAGCGCGCATTTTACGGTCTAGCTGCAGTTCCAGCTTTTCCCCATCAATGACGATGCTGCCGTCTGCTGCCACGTTTGCGTCGTCGGCCGGCTTGTCATCGCGTTTCACTGCGCGGTCCAGGTTGGCTGCGGCCAGTGCGCCGCCGGTTTTTTCCGGCGACACCTGTTTGTTTGCCAATGCTTTGCTGTCTTCTTTTTGCGCTGGTTTAGGGATAGGCTGGCCAGAAGGTGGTTCTGCTGTATTGGCTACGGCTGATTGACTGGCCGTCGGCGTATTGCTGTCTATCGGGATAATTGTCCCGCGCACGGATTTTAATTGCTCACCTTCAAAAACCAGAATGACAAGCCGCTGCTCTTTTACCTCGTTGCCTTCGCGTCTTTGGTAAATATAATCCCAGCGATTGCCATTCAGGTTTTCGTGAATCAGCGGTATGCCCAGGATGGCCTGCACCTGGGATTTCGTCATATCGGGACGCAGCTGCAGCAGCATTTTTGAGGTCACGACCTGGATCTGCGACTCATTCACTGCTGCATGGGAAATACTGCTGTGTGCCATCATAATAGCGGCAAGGCTGGCTATGAGACGGTTCTTCAGCATGAAATTACCATTGAAATAAGCACGGAATGTAGCAGTGAGGTTAAAGGCACGAGTATATAGGCAAACTGTTTTATTTTATCAGTGATAAAATCTCATAAATTGCACTTTTTGGCAATGAAAACTTGGCGGCAAGGCTGGCATATTTAATAGCTGTCTGGCTGCGCATCATCATTGATACAGTGAAAAAATATATAAGATTTGGGATTTTGTTGTGAATAACCTCCATACCGACGACCGGCACTCAGCGCTTGATGCGTGGTTGAAAAATGTATTGCAGCATTCGGAATTCAAGCTGACCACAGCCTCTGCCGATGCAAGTTTCAGACGTTACTTCAGGGTACACCTGGCAGATAAAACCTTGATCGCCATGGATGCACCGCCTCCGCATGAAAACTGTGAGCCATTTGTCCGTATCGCCAGGCTGTTCGCCGATGCCGGCATGCATGTGCCTGAAGTGATCGCACAGGACCTGGCACAGGGTTTTTTACTGCTGAGCGACCTGGGAGATGTGACATACCTGAGTCAGCTTAATGATGCAACGGCCCCGGCTTTGTACCACGATGCCAATAGCGCCCTGATCAGGCTGCAGGTGGCTAGCAAGCCCGGCGTGCTGCCGGATTATGACGAAGCCCTGCTGACGCGTGAAATGCAGCTGCTGCCGGACTGGTATATTGCAAAGCACCTGAATGTAACGCTGGATGACAGACAGCAGGAGGTGCTGCAAAAGACTTTTGCCTTGCTTAACCGCAATATCCTGTCGCAGGGCCAGGTGTATGTGCATCGCGATTACCACTCACGCAACCTTATGGTGTGTGAAGATAATCCGGGCGTGCTTGATTTTCAGGATGCGGTTTTTGGTGCGATTACCTATGACCTGGTATCGCTGCTCAGGGATGCCTATATCAGCTGGGATGAAGAAATGATCATTGATTGGCTGGTGCGTTACTGGCAGGCCGCAAAGAAACAGAACCTGCCGGTACCGGAAGATTTCAGCGAGTTCTACCGGGATTTTGAATATATGGGCGCACAGCGCCATATCAAGGTGCTGGGTATATTCGCACGGCTTTACCATCGCGATGGCAAGCAGGGCTATTTGAAAGACATGCCGCTGGTGATGCACTACCTGCGCAGGGTGTGTGAACGTTATATCGAATTAAAACCGCTGCTGCGCTTGCTGGATACGCTTGAAAACAAACAGGCGCAGGTAGGGTACACCTTCTGATGAAAGCCATGATTCTGGCGGCTGGCCGCGGTGAGCGCATGCGCCCGCTGACGGACCATACGCCGAAACCTTTGCTCATGGTGGGTGGCAAACCCCTGATTACATGGCATCTGGAGCGCCTGGCTGCGGCTGGTTTTAAGGATGTGGTGGTTAATCATGCCCACTTGGGCGAGCAGATTGAAACTAAGCTCGGCAACGGCAGTCAATGGGGTTTGCGCATTCACTATTCGCCCGAAAAAACAGCGCTGGAAACTGCCGGCGGTATTGCCAATGCATTGCCTTTGTTAGGCGATGCGCCATTTCTGGTCGTGAACGGCGATGTATTCACCGATATTGATTTTGGCGCTTTAAGGCTGGCTCCGCCTGACCTGGCGCATCTGGTGATGGTGGATAACCCGCCCCAGCACGCAACTGGTGATTTCAGCCTGCACAATGGGAAATTAAGCGCGGAAGGCGCAGTGAAATTGACATTTTCCGGCGTAGGTATCTATCAGCCCAGCCTGTTTGCAGGTATCGTGCGGGGTGAGGCTGCCAGGCTGGCACCCCTGCTCAAGGCTGCGATGGTGGATAGGCGCGTGAGTGGAGTGCATCACCGGGGACAATGGCACGATATTGGTACCCCTGAACGATTGCAGGCCCTTGATAGCTGGTTGTTAAGTGGAGAATCAGCCGTTTGATCAGTAAGTACGGCAGTTAATCAATGAGTACGTCAGAAATCATATTATGAATTTATCGGATATCACTGAATTTAAAAAACGCCGTCAGGCTTTGATGCAGCGCATGCAGGCAGGTATTGCCGTCATCCCGACCGCACCGGAAGCGGTCCGTAACCGTGATAGCCATTACGCCTACCGTTTTGACAGCTACTTTTACTACCTCACCGGCTTTAAAGAGCCTGAGGCTGTGCTGGTGCTGCTCGCGGAGGACGCGAATAAAGGCCGGCCCGCCAGAAGTATTCTATTCTGCCGTGATAAGGATATCGAACGCGAGATCTGGGATGGCTTCCGTTTTGGCCCTGCCGCTGCTGTTACCGAGTTTGGTTTTGATGAGGCGTATTCCATTGCGCAGATGGATGACATGCTGCCCAAGCTGCTGGCGAGTCAGCAAACCTTGTTTTACAGCCTGGGGGCGGATGCCGCATGGGATGCAAAAGTGACCGGCTGGCTGAATCAGGTGAAAGCGCAGGTGCGTACCGGGGTGAGTGCTCCCGATGATGTTGCGGATGTACGCAAACTGCTGGATGAGATGCGCCTGTTCAAGTCTCCGGCCGAACAGGCGCTGATGCGACGCTCTGCCGGCATTGCCGCCAGTGCGCACAGGCGTGCCATGCAGAAAGTGCATGCTGGGAAGATTGAATATGAGATCGAGGCGGAATTCCTGCATGAGTTTTATCGTTTTGGTGCGCAGGCGCCGGCTTATACCAGTATCGTTGCGGGTGGCGCCAATGCCTGCACGCTGCATTACAACGCCAACAATGCCAGGTTGAATGATGGTGACCTGCTGCTGATCGATGCCGGCTGCGAGCTGGATGGCTATGCTTCTGATATTACGCGAACTTTTCCTGTCAACGGCAAGTTCAGCGCCGTGCAGAAAGATGTCTATGAACTGGTGCTGGCGGCACAGGCCGCGGCGATTGCAAAAGTGAGCCCGCAAAGCCATTGGAATGTGCCGCACGAAGCGGCGCTGGATGTGCTGGTGCAGGGGTTTATTGATTTTGGCTGGTGCCGGGGCAGTAAAGATGCCGTGCTGGAGAGCGGTGCCTATCGCCAGTTCTATATGCACCGTACCGGACACTGGCTGGGGCTGGATGTGCATGACGCAGGTGAGTACAAGGATAAGCACGGTGATTGGCGCATGCTGGAAACCGATATGGTGCTGACCGTGGAACCAGGCTGCTACATCCGTCCGGCAGAAAACGTACCGGAGCATTTCTGGAACATTGGCATCCGCATTGAGGATGATGTGGTGGTGACGGCTAACGGCTGTGAGGTCATTACGATGGATGCGCCCAAGACTGTGGCGGATATTGAAAGTGTGATGGCGCAATAATGTGCGGAAATAGAGACATCGTCATTATAGGTGGTGGGCCGGTCGGCATGGTGCTTTCGCTGCTGCTGGCAAAACAGGGTATCGGCAGTACTGTACTCGAGGCACGCAGGCTGGGTGCGGCAAATCAGGATGCGCGGGCGCTGGCGCTGTCTTACGGTACGCGGCGCATTCTCGAAAAGCTGGATGTGTGGCAGGCATTGGTGCCCCATGCCACTGCAATCAACAAGATACACGTGTCACAGAAAGGCAGTATCGGGCGCAGCCTGCTGCAGGCTGAGGATTACCGGCAGGAAGCCTTGGGCTATGTGCTGTCTTACGGCGCCTTGTGCAAGGTGTTGAGTGCGCAGGTATCAGGTTCTCCGCTGATTCATTTGATCGATGAGGCCCAGGCCGAATCGATCACGCGTGACGCCGCCTGCGCCGCTGTTCGCTACCGGCGGCATGATGCATTGCACGAGTTGCAAAGCGCGCTGCTTGTATTGGCGGATGGCGGACGTAGCCTGGAAGAGGTCGCCGGCCTCAAGCGCGATACCAAAGAATATGGTCATGATGCACTCATTACCAAAGTCAGTGCTGAGCTGCCTCATGATAATATCGCCTATGAACGGTTCACGCCCAACGGGCCAATGGCTTTGCTGCCTAACGGCGAACGCGATTTCTCACTGGTGTGGACTGGAGAAAAATCACGTATTGCACCCTTGCTGGAATTAAGCGATGCCGAGTTCCTGGCGCAGTTCCATGCTGAATTCGGTGACAGGGTCGGTCGCTTTTTAAGCGTGGAAAAGCGCATGACCTTCCCGCTGAAGCTGTCTCAATTGCAGTCAAGCGACACGCCGCATCTGGTGGTTGTCGGCAATGCGGCGCAGACCATGCACCCGGTGGCGGGGCAAGGCTTTAATGTTGGCTTGCGCGATGCCGAAATGCTGGCCTGGCATATTGGCAATACGCCGGGAGCCTTGGGTGGCAGTGAGATGCTGGCTGCATACCGCGCTAGCCGTAAAACCGATACCAGGCATGGCCTGCTATTTACGGATTTCCTGGTGAATATTTTTTCCAATGATATTTTAGGGGTGTCGGCATTAAGAAGCGCCGGCATCGGTATGTTTGACCTGGCTAAGCCGGTCAAGCGCTTTCTGGTCAGAAAAATGAGTTTTGGTAAATGAGTGAAGGCATGCTGAAAACTGATATCACCATCGTCGGCGCCGGCCTGGTTGGCTTGTCGGCTGCGGTGGCCATGCGCAATGCCGGCTATGAGGTCGTGCTGGTCGACCGGCAGCTGCATGGCGCTGACAATACCCTGCCGGAAGGTGACGCAGACTGGGATCAGCGTATTTATGCGATCAGCCCGAAGAATGCGCAGTGGTTAAACGATCTGGGTGTCTGGTCGTTGCTGGATAGTACCCGCATCGGAGAGATGCATGCGATGGAAATATGGGGTGATGCCGGCGCGCAGCCATTATCATTGCTTGCCGAAGATGTGAATGCGGATGATCTGGGCTTCATTATAGAAGAGCGGGCTTTGAAAAAAGCGCTGATGCGGCAGGTGGAAGTGCGTGGTGTCCGTACTTTGTTCGGCAATCCATGTGCAGCTTTAAATATGGCACCAGGCCAGGCCCGGCTGCAATTGGACAACGGGCAGGTCATCGAAAGTGCATTGCTGGTCGCAGCCGATGGCGTGCATTCCTGGGTGCGGCAGCAGCTTGGAATCGCTGTCGAACAGAAGGATTATCGGCAGACTGCGATCGTTGCGAATTTCATTACGGAAAAACCACACGGCAATATTGCCCGGCAGTGGTTCCGGCAAGATGGCGCCGACGCCGATGCTGGCGGGCATTGCGGTATTCTCGCGTGGCTGCCGCTGCCGGGCAATAAAATATCTATCGTATGGTCGGCGCCAGCCCGGTATGCTGATACATTAATGCAGTTGGACGATGCGGCGTTTACCAGTGAAGTGATGTGTGCCGGTAACGCTGCATTAGGCCGTCTGACCATGATGGGTGCGCCAGCCGCTTTTCCGCTGGCGCTGAAGAAAGCCGTGGCTGTGGTTCAGGGAAACGTGGTGCTGGCAGGCGATGCAGCGCATCGTATACACCCGATGGCAGGACAGGGCGTTAACCTGGGTTTCCGTGATATTGTTGACCTGGTGGGGGTGTTGTCTGGCCGTCATTCCTTGCAGCCGATCTATGACGACAGCTTGCTGAAGCGCTATACGCGCGCAAGGAAAGCAGATCTATCAAATATGCTGATGCTTACCAATGGTTTGTATCACTTGTTTGAGAGCCAGAACCCTGTAGTGAGAACAGTAAGGAACTGGGGTCTGTCTGCGACCAACCGGCAGGCGATCAAGAAAGAACTGGTTAAACAGGCAATAGCGCTTTAATCTCTGCAATTACGCAATTTGCAGCTCGGATGGATAG
It contains:
- a CDS encoding aminopeptidase P N-terminal domain-containing protein, whose amino-acid sequence is MNLSDITEFKKRRQALMQRMQAGIAVIPTAPEAVRNRDSHYAYRFDSYFYYLTGFKEPEAVLVLLAEDANKGRPARSILFCRDKDIEREIWDGFRFGPAAAVTEFGFDEAYSIAQMDDMLPKLLASQQTLFYSLGADAAWDAKVTGWLNQVKAQVRTGVSAPDDVADVRKLLDEMRLFKSPAEQALMRRSAGIAASAHRRAMQKVHAGKIEYEIEAEFLHEFYRFGAQAPAYTSIVAGGANACTLHYNANNARLNDGDLLLIDAGCELDGYASDITRTFPVNGKFSAVQKDVYELVLAAQAAAIAKVSPQSHWNVPHEAALDVLVQGFIDFGWCRGSKDAVLESGAYRQFYMHRTGHWLGLDVHDAGEYKDKHGDWRMLETDMVLTVEPGCYIRPAENVPEHFWNIGIRIEDDVVVTANGCEVITMDAPKTVADIESVMAQ
- the lptD gene encoding LPS assembly protein LptD → MLKNRLIASLAAIMMAHSSISHAAVNESQIQVVTSKMLLQLRPDMTKSQVQAILGIPLIHENLNGNRWDYIYQRREGNEVKEQRLVILVFEGEQLKSVRGTIIPIDSNTPTASQSAVANTAEPPSGQPIPKPAQKEDSKALANKQVSPEKTGGALAAANLDRAVKRDDKPADDANVAADGSIVIDGEKLELQLDRKMRALGNASIHQNKQDIFADRLEYDMLNDELHAVGNVRIQSDNTKIVGPELRMQLSENIGEMHNASISMTPPAKPVAQKRNTVSSETFARRLGDLQSQQIGSDDTYTSATGLPVSDYSTNASNNPISLNTTIRSSKARGDAESVLFEGEDKKRLLGARYTTCDAGVDDWYIKASEISLNDYTESGSAKNARIEFKGVPLLYTPWISFSFNDQRKSGFLSPTIGSTSRSGFEALVPYYWNIAPNMDATLAARALSKRGVQLQGEFRYMEDNYAGISNLEYLPTDSLSNETRYYANLKHQHKFGNGWSAGYSLEKVSDDQYFSEMSTRIVTTSRVNLPQQFNVDYVDDTWRFNAIAQKFQTLKQDAYPYERLPQMTLVGNKYYDNVNANLYSQLSVFDINKNAPLNSITGQPRVTGVRSTIYPSISIPMSRTYGYVTPKLGIHYTSYSLNDDPNNQSSYQRTLPIFSLDSGLYFDRDFKIASRGYSQTLEPRLFYVYIPERDQSNIPIFDSSLADLNFSSLFSENQFVGNDRINNANQLSFALTSRFIESSTGTQRLSASIGQRYYFADQKVTLPGVEARKNNSSDIIAGISAQLRTSWIVDAFWQYNTDNSNSVRSTISGRYNPEPGKVLNLSYSYRQDSIDQSDISAQWPLGKGWYGIGRANYSFRESRIIETIGGLEYDAGCWQARSVIQRVSTATAEANYALFFQLELGGLASIGANPLKVIQRNIPGYVSAGLIPDTYQQPYYE
- a CDS encoding FAD-dependent monooxygenase, with protein sequence MCGNRDIVIIGGGPVGMVLSLLLAKQGIGSTVLEARRLGAANQDARALALSYGTRRILEKLDVWQALVPHATAINKIHVSQKGSIGRSLLQAEDYRQEALGYVLSYGALCKVLSAQVSGSPLIHLIDEAQAESITRDAACAAVRYRRHDALHELQSALLVLADGGRSLEEVAGLKRDTKEYGHDALITKVSAELPHDNIAYERFTPNGPMALLPNGERDFSLVWTGEKSRIAPLLELSDAEFLAQFHAEFGDRVGRFLSVEKRMTFPLKLSQLQSSDTPHLVVVGNAAQTMHPVAGQGFNVGLRDAEMLAWHIGNTPGALGGSEMLAAYRASRKTDTRHGLLFTDFLVNIFSNDILGVSALRSAGIGMFDLAKPVKRFLVRKMSFGK
- a CDS encoding aminoglycoside phosphotransferase family protein, with protein sequence MNNLHTDDRHSALDAWLKNVLQHSEFKLTTASADASFRRYFRVHLADKTLIAMDAPPPHENCEPFVRIARLFADAGMHVPEVIAQDLAQGFLLLSDLGDVTYLSQLNDATAPALYHDANSALIRLQVASKPGVLPDYDEALLTREMQLLPDWYIAKHLNVTLDDRQQEVLQKTFALLNRNILSQGQVYVHRDYHSRNLMVCEDNPGVLDFQDAVFGAITYDLVSLLRDAYISWDEEMIIDWLVRYWQAAKKQNLPVPEDFSEFYRDFEYMGAQRHIKVLGIFARLYHRDGKQGYLKDMPLVMHYLRRVCERYIELKPLLRLLDTLENKQAQVGYTF
- the murU gene encoding N-acetylmuramate alpha-1-phosphate uridylyltransferase MurU, whose amino-acid sequence is MKAMILAAGRGERMRPLTDHTPKPLLMVGGKPLITWHLERLAAAGFKDVVVNHAHLGEQIETKLGNGSQWGLRIHYSPEKTALETAGGIANALPLLGDAPFLVVNGDVFTDIDFGALRLAPPDLAHLVMVDNPPQHATGDFSLHNGKLSAEGAVKLTFSGVGIYQPSLFAGIVRGEAARLAPLLKAAMVDRRVSGVHHRGQWHDIGTPERLQALDSWLLSGESAV
- a CDS encoding FAD-dependent monooxygenase, which translates into the protein MLKTDITIVGAGLVGLSAAVAMRNAGYEVVLVDRQLHGADNTLPEGDADWDQRIYAISPKNAQWLNDLGVWSLLDSTRIGEMHAMEIWGDAGAQPLSLLAEDVNADDLGFIIEERALKKALMRQVEVRGVRTLFGNPCAALNMAPGQARLQLDNGQVIESALLVAADGVHSWVRQQLGIAVEQKDYRQTAIVANFITEKPHGNIARQWFRQDGADADAGGHCGILAWLPLPGNKISIVWSAPARYADTLMQLDDAAFTSEVMCAGNAALGRLTMMGAPAAFPLALKKAVAVVQGNVVLAGDAAHRIHPMAGQGVNLGFRDIVDLVGVLSGRHSLQPIYDDSLLKRYTRARKADLSNMLMLTNGLYHLFESQNPVVRTVRNWGLSATNRQAIKKELVKQAIAL